A portion of the Vibrio coralliirubri genome contains these proteins:
- a CDS encoding lytic murein transglycosylase, with product MSKFSKTILAVSALLLGNSLTISSVQAEELSFEQYVEKLKQQGREEGISEAIIDEAFDGVTFKPRAVKADKNQPEKKLTLDEYIPRAVPDWKVKQARSLYKEHYTALKRIGDEYGVQPRFIVALWGVESNFGKFTGNYSVIDALTTMAYEGRREAFFRSEAMAALKILDQGHIAPKEMKGSWAGAMGQPQFMPSSFLAYAADGSGDGKKDIWGTEEDVFASAANYLSQSGWDDKYTWGRQVHVPSTVSIDLQGRDEDKAKYLKEWSELGIKRYDDRPLPTLDEDIKAWLIMPDDEAGRSYLIYNNYNVLMKWNRSYYFALAVSHLADRIKFD from the coding sequence TTGAGTAAATTTTCGAAAACCATATTGGCTGTGTCGGCATTACTATTGGGTAATAGCCTGACCATAAGTTCAGTACAAGCTGAAGAACTGAGCTTCGAGCAATATGTAGAAAAACTAAAGCAACAAGGCCGTGAAGAAGGCATCTCTGAAGCGATCATTGATGAAGCCTTTGATGGTGTAACGTTTAAGCCACGTGCGGTGAAAGCCGACAAAAACCAACCTGAGAAAAAACTGACTCTGGATGAATACATTCCACGAGCGGTTCCAGATTGGAAAGTGAAGCAAGCAAGGTCACTTTATAAGGAACACTACACCGCGTTAAAGCGTATTGGTGATGAATATGGTGTTCAACCAAGATTCATTGTCGCGCTATGGGGTGTTGAGAGTAATTTTGGTAAGTTCACGGGCAATTACAGCGTTATCGACGCCCTAACGACCATGGCTTATGAAGGACGCCGAGAAGCTTTCTTCCGCAGCGAAGCGATGGCGGCATTGAAGATTCTTGATCAAGGCCATATTGCTCCAAAAGAGATGAAAGGCTCTTGGGCTGGTGCGATGGGTCAGCCTCAGTTTATGCCGAGCTCATTCTTAGCGTATGCCGCTGATGGCAGTGGCGACGGTAAGAAAGACATTTGGGGCACTGAAGAAGACGTATTTGCTTCAGCGGCCAATTATCTCAGCCAATCAGGATGGGATGACAAATATACTTGGGGTCGTCAGGTTCATGTTCCGTCAACTGTGTCTATTGACTTACAAGGTCGAGACGAAGACAAAGCGAAATACTTAAAAGAGTGGTCTGAACTCGGCATTAAACGCTATGACGATCGCCCACTGCCAACGCTTGATGAAGACATTAAAGCTTGGTTGATAATGCCGGATGACGAAGCGGGTCGTTCGTACCTCATTTACAACAACTACAATGTGTTAATGAAGTGGAACCGTTCTTACTACTTTGCTTTGGCAGTAAGCCATCTAGCTGACAGAATTAAGTTTGATTAA